From a region of the Enterobacter sp. JBIWA008 genome:
- a CDS encoding aldo/keto reductase family oxidoreductase codes for MSSIDKSGTYALGTRTVKRLGYGAMQLAGPGVFGPPKDKQAALDVLREAVAAGVNHIDTSDFYGPHITNQLIREALHPYRDDLTLVTKIGARRNDKGAWLPAFSAQELTQAVHDNLRNLQLDVLDVVNLRIMFSAHGPAEGSIAEPLSTLAELQQQGLVRHIGLSNVTATQVAEAQKMVPVVCVQNMYNIVNRGDDALVDLLAQQGIAYVPFFPLGGFTPLQSSGLKAVADSLGVTAMQVALAWLLQRSPNILLIPGTSSVAHLRQNLAAGELQLPADALETLNSLMD; via the coding sequence ATGAGCAGCATTGATAAAAGCGGGACGTACGCGCTTGGGACGCGGACGGTTAAACGACTGGGCTACGGTGCGATGCAGCTCGCCGGACCGGGCGTCTTTGGCCCACCGAAGGATAAGCAAGCCGCGCTGGACGTGCTGCGCGAAGCGGTGGCGGCGGGGGTGAACCACATTGATACCAGTGATTTTTATGGTCCTCATATCACTAACCAGCTGATCCGCGAGGCGCTTCATCCTTACCGGGACGATCTGACGCTCGTCACCAAGATTGGCGCCCGTCGCAACGACAAAGGCGCCTGGCTGCCGGCCTTTTCCGCGCAGGAACTGACTCAGGCGGTGCATGACAACCTGCGTAATCTGCAGCTGGACGTGCTGGACGTGGTGAATCTGCGGATCATGTTTAGCGCACACGGGCCGGCGGAAGGGTCGATTGCTGAACCGCTCTCCACCCTGGCCGAATTACAGCAGCAGGGGCTGGTGCGTCATATTGGCCTGAGCAACGTCACGGCCACCCAGGTTGCGGAAGCCCAGAAGATGGTCCCGGTGGTGTGCGTGCAGAACATGTACAACATTGTGAACCGGGGGGATGACGCGCTGGTGGATCTGCTGGCGCAGCAGGGAATTGCCTACGTGCCGTTCTTCCCATTGGGAGGCTTTACGCCGCTGCAATCTTCCGGGCTGAAGGCTGTCGCGGACTCACTGGGCGTAACGGCAATGCAGGTTGCGCTGGCATGGCTGCTGCAACGTTCCCCGAATATTCTGCTGATCCCTGGCACCTCTTCCGTGGCGCATCTGCGGCAAAATCTCGCGGCGGGGGAGCTGCAGTTACCGGCTGACGCACTGGAAACATTGAATTCGCTGATGGATTAA